One Methylobacterium sp. AMS5 genomic region harbors:
- a CDS encoding Re/Si-specific NAD(P)(+) transhydrogenase subunit alpha, which yields MRIAVLTETDPIEPRVAAVPETVKKFIGLGSDVVVQSGAGAKAGVPDGEYEAAGAKIAGSAEEALSGADLVLKVRRPNAEELGKIQKGATVVAIMDPYGHEDELKAAAEAGVNTFAMELMPRITRAQVMDVLSSQANLAGYRAVVDGAAEYGRSLPMMMTAAGTVPAARIFIMGVGVAGLQAIATARRMGAVVTATDVRPATKEQVESLGAKFVAVEDDEFKQAETSGGYAKEMSAEYQKKQAELVKGHIAKQDIVITTALIPGRPAPKLVSEEMVASMKPGSVLVDLAVERGGNVAGAKAGEIVTVGNGVKIVGHVNVPGRLAATASSLYARNLYAFVETLIDKESKALAVQWDDELVKATNLTRDGQVVHPNFQPKA from the coding sequence ATGCGTATTGCCGTCTTGACGGAGACGGACCCGATAGAACCACGGGTCGCGGCCGTCCCAGAAACGGTCAAGAAGTTCATCGGTCTGGGGTCCGATGTCGTCGTGCAATCGGGGGCCGGTGCCAAGGCCGGCGTTCCCGATGGCGAGTACGAGGCCGCCGGCGCCAAGATCGCCGGGAGCGCCGAGGAGGCTCTCTCCGGCGCCGACCTCGTCCTGAAGGTCCGCCGTCCGAACGCCGAGGAACTGGGCAAGATCCAGAAGGGCGCCACGGTCGTTGCGATCATGGACCCCTACGGCCACGAGGACGAGCTGAAGGCCGCCGCCGAGGCGGGTGTCAACACCTTTGCCATGGAGTTGATGCCCCGAATCACCCGCGCGCAGGTGATGGACGTCCTCTCCTCCCAAGCGAACCTCGCCGGCTACCGCGCCGTGGTCGATGGCGCTGCCGAGTACGGCCGCTCCCTGCCGATGATGATGACCGCCGCCGGTACCGTTCCGGCCGCGCGCATCTTCATCATGGGCGTCGGCGTCGCCGGCCTCCAGGCCATCGCCACCGCCCGCCGCATGGGTGCCGTGGTGACGGCCACCGACGTGCGGCCCGCTACCAAGGAACAGGTCGAATCGCTCGGCGCGAAGTTCGTCGCCGTCGAGGACGACGAGTTCAAGCAGGCCGAGACCTCCGGCGGCTACGCCAAGGAGATGTCGGCCGAGTATCAGAAGAAGCAGGCCGAGCTGGTCAAGGGCCACATCGCCAAGCAGGACATCGTCATCACCACGGCGCTGATTCCCGGCCGGCCCGCGCCGAAGCTCGTCTCCGAGGAGATGGTCGCTTCGATGAAGCCCGGCTCAGTGCTCGTCGACCTCGCGGTCGAGCGCGGCGGCAACGTTGCCGGCGCCAAGGCGGGTGAGATCGTCACCGTCGGCAACGGCGTGAAGATCGTCGGCCACGTCAACGTGCCGGGCCGCCTCGCGGCCACGGCGTCGAGCCTCTACGCCCGCAACCTCTACGCCTTCGTCGAGACCCTGATCGACAAGGAATCGAAGGCGCTGGCGGTGCAGTGGGACGATGAACTCGTCAAGGCCACCAATCTGACCCGCGACGGTCAGGTGGTCCACCCCAACTTTCAGCCCAAAGCCTGA
- a CDS encoding NAD(P)(+) transhydrogenase (Re/Si-specific) subunit beta gives MSENVSSLLYIVAGVLFIMALRGLSHPTTSRQGNLYGMIGMALAVLTTLVGHPPAGIGAWVLVLLGLGIGGGAGAVIAKRVPMTAMPQLVAAFHSLVGLAAVAGAAATLYAPQAVGILENGHIHKESLFEMALGAAIGAITFTGSVIAFAKLDGRMSGKPIMLPQRHAINIALGIALVVLIAVFIGNESKLVFWLIVLLSFTLGGLLIIPIGGADMPVVVSMLNSYSGWAAAGIGFTLGNLALIITGSLVGSSGAILSYIMCKAMNRSFISVILGGFGGDSAAAAGGGQVETRPVKQGSADDAAYIMKNAERVIIVPGYGMAVAQAQHSLREMVDMLKKEGVEVKYAIHPVAGRMPGHMNVLLAEANVPYDEVFELEDINGEFPQADVAFVIGANDVTNPAAKTDKASPIYGMPILDVEKAKTVLFIKRGMGSGYAGVENEVFFRDNTMMLFGDAKKVVDSIVKNL, from the coding sequence ATGTCGGAAAACGTCTCATCCCTTCTCTACATCGTCGCCGGCGTCCTGTTCATCATGGCGCTGCGGGGACTCTCGCACCCCACCACGTCGCGACAGGGTAACCTGTACGGCATGATCGGCATGGCGCTCGCCGTGCTCACGACCCTGGTCGGCCATCCGCCGGCGGGAATCGGCGCCTGGGTCCTGGTGCTGCTCGGCCTCGGTATCGGTGGCGGCGCGGGCGCCGTGATCGCCAAGCGGGTGCCGATGACGGCGATGCCGCAGCTCGTCGCGGCCTTCCACTCGCTCGTCGGCCTCGCCGCCGTGGCGGGTGCGGCGGCAACGCTCTACGCCCCCCAGGCGGTCGGTATCCTCGAGAACGGCCACATCCACAAGGAGTCGCTGTTCGAGATGGCGCTGGGCGCGGCGATCGGCGCGATCACCTTCACCGGTTCGGTCATCGCCTTCGCCAAGCTCGACGGGCGCATGTCCGGCAAGCCGATCATGCTGCCGCAGCGGCACGCCATCAACATCGCCCTGGGCATCGCCCTGGTGGTTCTGATCGCCGTGTTCATCGGCAACGAGAGCAAGCTGGTCTTCTGGCTGATCGTGCTCCTGTCCTTCACCCTCGGCGGGCTGCTCATCATCCCGATCGGCGGCGCGGACATGCCGGTCGTCGTCTCGATGCTGAACTCCTACTCGGGCTGGGCGGCGGCCGGCATCGGCTTCACCCTGGGCAACCTCGCGCTCATCATCACGGGCTCGCTGGTCGGCTCCTCGGGCGCGATCCTGTCCTACATCATGTGCAAAGCGATGAACCGGTCGTTCATCTCGGTCATCCTCGGCGGCTTCGGCGGTGATTCCGCCGCGGCGGCCGGTGGCGGCCAGGTCGAGACGCGTCCCGTCAAGCAGGGCTCGGCCGACGATGCGGCCTACATCATGAAGAACGCCGAGCGCGTCATCATCGTGCCGGGCTACGGCATGGCGGTCGCCCAGGCCCAGCATAGCCTCCGCGAGATGGTGGACATGCTGAAGAAGGAAGGCGTGGAGGTGAAGTACGCCATCCACCCGGTGGCGGGCCGCATGCCGGGGCACATGAACGTGCTCCTGGCCGAAGCCAACGTACCCTACGACGAGGTGTTCGAGCTGGAAGACATCAACGGCGAGTTCCCGCAGGCCGACGTGGCCTTCGTGATCGGCGCCAACGACGTCACCAACCCGGCCGCCAAGACCGACAAGGCCTCGCCGATCTACGGCATGCCGATCCTCGACGTGGAGAAGGCCAAGACCGTCCTATTCATCAAGCGCGGCATGGGCTCGGGCTATGCCGGCGTCGAGAACGAGGTGTTCTTCCGCGACAACACAATGATGCTGTTCGGAGACGCCAAGAAGGTTGTCGACTCGATCGTCAAGAACCTCTGA
- a CDS encoding proton-translocating transhydrogenase family protein, with translation MATPLPPVSPAEQAQAAASAARAAADIAHQNAAQAQSIADSLGHGIAAATHGAVDPTVFQLAIFVLAIFVGYYVVWSVTPALHTPLMSVTNAISSVIIVGALLAAGVPLIEKGTGWARFFGFIGIVLASVNIFGGFLVTQRMLGMYKKKA, from the coding sequence ATGGCAACCCCCCTTCCGCCCGTCTCGCCTGCAGAGCAGGCCCAGGCCGCTGCGTCGGCCGCACGCGCCGCGGCTGACATCGCCCATCAGAACGCCGCCCAGGCGCAGTCGATCGCCGACTCGCTCGGTCACGGTATCGCCGCCGCCACCCACGGCGCCGTCGATCCCACGGTGTTCCAGCTCGCGATCTTCGTGCTCGCGATCTTCGTCGGCTACTACGTCGTCTGGTCGGTGACGCCGGCCCTGCACACACCGCTGATGTCGGTGACCAACGCGATCTCGTCGGTCATCATCGTCGGCGCACTCCTGGCGGCCGGCGTGCCGCTCATCGAGAAGGGCACCGGCTGGGCCCGCTTCTTCGGCTTCATCGGTATCGTCCTCGCCTCCGTGAATATCTTCGGCGGCTTCCTCGTGACCCAGCGCATGCTCGGCATGTACAAGAAGAAGGCCTGA
- a CDS encoding Crp/Fnr family transcriptional regulator, producing MPNPLVRKLENFIRLTSEEKQALEKIAQPTRRLGPREDVVGDGDWPRHINVVLEGWACRYKQLEDGRRQVISIFLPGDLCDPHVFVLRKMDHSLGTLTSVVVAEISESAIREIALQYPRVAEALWWEMLVTAAIQREWTVSLGQRLATERLGHLFCELFLRLRAVGMTNDTSCEFPITQADLGDAMGLSTVHINRTLKELRASGLIRLRGRQLTIPDFSALQATSLFDSSYLHYERDPFSQNED from the coding sequence GTGCCAAACCCGCTCGTCCGCAAGCTGGAAAATTTCATCCGCCTTACTTCCGAAGAGAAGCAGGCGTTGGAGAAGATCGCTCAGCCGACACGAAGGCTCGGACCGCGTGAGGACGTGGTCGGCGATGGCGACTGGCCGCGTCATATCAATGTCGTGCTCGAAGGCTGGGCCTGCCGCTACAAGCAACTCGAGGACGGGCGCCGTCAGGTCATCTCGATCTTCCTGCCCGGTGATCTATGCGATCCGCATGTCTTCGTTCTGCGGAAGATGGATCACTCGCTTGGCACGCTGACCTCGGTGGTGGTCGCCGAGATTTCGGAATCCGCCATACGGGAGATCGCCCTGCAATACCCGCGCGTGGCGGAGGCGTTGTGGTGGGAAATGCTCGTGACGGCGGCGATTCAGCGCGAATGGACCGTCAGCCTCGGTCAGCGGCTGGCGACCGAGCGTCTCGGACATCTGTTTTGCGAACTGTTCCTTCGCCTTCGCGCTGTCGGAATGACGAACGACACGAGTTGCGAATTCCCCATAACCCAGGCCGATCTCGGGGATGCGATGGGGCTTTCTACCGTGCACATCAACCGCACCCTCAAAGAATTGCGGGCATCGGGCTTGATCCGCCTGCGTGGCCGACAGTTGACGATACCAGACTTCTCAGCACTCCAAGCCACCTCACTATTCGACTCGTCTTATCTGCATTACGAGCGCGATCCATTCAGCCAGAACGAGGATTAA
- the recJ gene encoding single-stranded-DNA-specific exonuclease RecJ has product MVGRVTAAMLIDPSSDLPRPFLDVTASALGRPWRERCGDPGLQALAVTMTQAYGLPDLLARVLVGRGVRPAEADAYLAPRLRDLMPDPSVLVEMEAAVERLAHAVRAREAVAIFGDYDVDGAASAALLADYLRALGVPVRIHIPDRITEGYGPNVGAVTTLREEGAGLLVCVDCGTAGHEPLAAAASLGLDVIVLDHHGAPEELPQTRALVNPNRLDDLSGLGHLCAAGVVFMTLVALARRLRRDGVFATSGEPRLTDFLDLVALATVADVVPLTGLNRAFVVQGLAVMRGRGRPGLAALLDAAGLSEPPEAWHLGFLVGPRINAGGRIGDAGLGARLLTTADPMEARRIAEELDRLNRERQAIEAQAVAEAEAEMDAHLTRDPDRPVLIAASPEWHPGIVGLIAARLKERFGRPAFAFAVKPDGSAVGSGRSVVGADLGGAVRSAVEAGLAVKGGGHAMAAGVTLLPGGLAAFGESLTQDLVEAVGRARAAEALLIDGTVSAGGATAELVRLIQRAGPFGQGAPEPVMALPRHRIVDAGIVGNGHVRARLVSGDGQAVGAIAFRAAQGPLGVALLGGIGRSFHVAGTLSCDRWRGAERAQVRICDVAPCG; this is encoded by the coding sequence ATGGTCGGCCGCGTGACCGCCGCCATGCTCATCGATCCCTCCTCGGACCTCCCGCGTCCGTTCCTCGACGTCACCGCCTCGGCGCTCGGGCGGCCTTGGCGCGAGCGCTGCGGCGATCCGGGTCTCCAGGCACTCGCCGTAACGATGACGCAGGCCTACGGCCTGCCGGATCTGCTCGCCCGCGTCCTCGTCGGGCGCGGCGTGCGGCCGGCAGAGGCGGACGCCTACCTCGCCCCGCGCCTGCGCGACCTGATGCCGGATCCATCGGTGCTCGTGGAAATGGAAGCGGCGGTCGAGCGGCTGGCCCATGCCGTGCGCGCCCGCGAAGCGGTGGCGATCTTCGGCGATTACGACGTGGACGGGGCGGCGAGCGCGGCTCTGCTCGCCGACTATCTCCGGGCGCTCGGCGTACCGGTGCGCATCCACATCCCCGACCGCATCACGGAAGGATACGGCCCCAATGTCGGCGCCGTCACGACCCTGCGGGAGGAGGGCGCGGGCCTACTCGTTTGCGTCGATTGCGGTACCGCCGGCCACGAGCCGTTGGCCGCCGCCGCTTCTCTGGGCCTCGACGTGATCGTGCTCGACCACCACGGCGCGCCGGAAGAGCTTCCGCAGACGCGGGCCCTGGTCAATCCGAACCGTCTCGACGACCTGTCCGGCCTTGGCCATCTCTGCGCGGCGGGCGTGGTGTTCATGACCCTCGTCGCACTGGCCCGTCGGCTGCGGCGGGACGGCGTCTTCGCAACATCCGGCGAGCCACGCCTCACCGACTTCCTCGACCTCGTGGCGCTTGCCACCGTCGCCGACGTGGTGCCGCTCACCGGGCTCAACCGAGCCTTCGTCGTCCAGGGGCTCGCGGTGATGCGCGGGCGCGGGCGGCCGGGACTTGCGGCTCTGCTCGACGCGGCCGGACTGAGCGAGCCACCCGAAGCGTGGCATCTCGGCTTTCTCGTCGGGCCGCGGATCAATGCCGGCGGGCGGATCGGCGATGCCGGTCTCGGCGCGCGGCTGCTCACCACCGCCGACCCCATGGAAGCCCGTCGCATCGCCGAGGAACTCGATCGGCTCAACCGCGAGCGGCAGGCCATCGAGGCGCAAGCGGTCGCCGAGGCCGAGGCCGAGATGGATGCCCACCTCACCCGCGATCCGGACCGTCCGGTCCTGATCGCCGCCTCGCCCGAATGGCATCCCGGCATCGTCGGCCTCATCGCCGCCCGGCTCAAGGAGCGGTTCGGCCGGCCGGCTTTCGCCTTCGCGGTCAAGCCCGACGGCAGCGCCGTCGGCTCCGGCCGATCGGTCGTCGGTGCGGATCTCGGCGGTGCCGTGCGCAGCGCGGTCGAGGCGGGGCTCGCGGTCAAGGGCGGCGGGCATGCCATGGCCGCGGGCGTCACCCTCCTGCCGGGAGGCCTCGCCGCCTTCGGGGAGAGTCTCACCCAGGATCTCGTCGAGGCCGTCGGCCGGGCCCGCGCCGCCGAGGCGCTGTTGATCGACGGCACCGTGAGTGCCGGCGGGGCGACTGCCGAGCTGGTGCGCCTGATCCAACGGGCCGGGCCGTTCGGGCAGGGGGCGCCCGAGCCGGTGATGGCCTTGCCCCGCCATCGCATCGTCGATGCCGGCATCGTCGGCAACGGGCATGTCCGCGCCCGCCTCGTCAGCGGGGACGGGCAAGCGGTCGGCGCGATCGCGTTCCGCGCCGCGCAAGGACCGCTGGGGGTCGCCCTGCTCGGCGGGATCGGCCGGAGCTTCCACGTCGCCGGAACCCTCTCGTGCGACCGCTGGCGCGGTGCGGAGCGGGCCCAGGTGCGAATCTGCGACGTGGCGCCCTGTGGATAG
- a CDS encoding HWE histidine kinase domain-containing protein codes for MNRDPRDRRIEELEAENRRLRRFLDETGLPAELRHKVRNTLSMLRAIIRRSAETSDSLETYVAHLDGRLEALAHVLNALMRSVPEGITLHSLVADELLVHLAREGEQVAISGPSLLLCPGAAEVIAMAIHELAVNAVEHGALTVPQGRIHVGWTLSPPTGPSGSRPQLTFVWEESGLANLPPAPSHCGFGTEVLTRSLRYELKAETTLTFEPHGLRCTISLPLPSQITVVEDDE; via the coding sequence ATGAACCGAGATCCGCGCGATAGACGCATTGAGGAGTTGGAGGCCGAGAATCGGCGTTTGCGCCGCTTCCTCGATGAGACGGGCTTGCCGGCCGAGCTGCGCCACAAGGTACGCAATACGCTTTCCATGCTGCGGGCGATCATCCGTCGCTCCGCCGAGACCAGCGACTCACTGGAAACCTATGTCGCCCATCTCGATGGGCGGCTCGAGGCGCTCGCCCACGTGCTCAATGCCCTGATGCGCAGCGTACCCGAAGGGATCACCTTGCATTCCCTCGTCGCGGACGAGCTGCTGGTTCATCTCGCGCGCGAGGGTGAGCAGGTCGCGATTTCCGGCCCGAGCCTCCTTCTGTGTCCAGGCGCGGCGGAGGTGATCGCCATGGCCATCCACGAACTGGCCGTGAATGCCGTCGAACACGGCGCCCTGACCGTGCCCCAGGGCCGCATCCACGTGGGTTGGACGCTGTCGCCGCCGACCGGGCCGTCCGGATCCCGCCCGCAATTGACCTTTGTCTGGGAAGAGAGTGGTCTCGCAAACCTCCCACCGGCGCCGTCTCACTGCGGCTTCGGCACCGAAGTGCTCACACGCAGCCTTCGTTATGAATTGAAGGCGGAGACGACCCTCACTTTCGAGCCGCATGGACTGCGCTGTACGATCAGCCTGCCGCTGCCGTCTCAGATCACTGTGGTCGAAGACGACGAATAG